From Aerosticca soli, a single genomic window includes:
- the tsaD gene encoding tRNA (adenosine(37)-N6)-threonylcarbamoyltransferase complex transferase subunit TsaD: METSAFSKPVLGIETSCDETGVALLRWQPEAPGAGLLAHVLYSQITLHADYGGVVPELASRDHVRKLLPLVREALAQAGLTPAQLGGVAYTAGPGLVGALLVGAATGRALAWALGVPAIGVHHMEGHLLAPLLEDDPPTPPFVALLVSGGHSLLVEVADIGRYRILGDTLDDAAGEAFDKTAKLMGLPYPGGPALARLAEQGRPGVFRFARPMTDRPGLDFSFSGLKTQVLLAWQSSAQDEQTRADIARAFEEAIVDTLVIKCRRALQATGATRLVIAGGVGANRRLRAALADAGAREGFRTHFPRPAFCTDNGAMIALAGAMRLAHGQHQGEAVAVFPRWDLETLPPP, translated from the coding sequence GTGGAGACCAGCGCTTTTTCAAAGCCGGTGCTAGGCATCGAGACCTCCTGCGACGAGACCGGCGTGGCGCTGCTGCGCTGGCAGCCCGAGGCGCCCGGCGCGGGGCTGCTCGCGCACGTGCTCTACAGCCAGATCACGCTGCATGCCGATTACGGCGGTGTGGTGCCGGAACTGGCCAGCCGCGATCACGTGCGCAAGCTGCTGCCGCTGGTGCGTGAGGCGCTGGCCCAGGCCGGGCTGACGCCGGCGCAGCTGGGCGGCGTGGCCTACACCGCCGGGCCCGGCCTGGTCGGTGCGCTCTTGGTCGGTGCCGCCACCGGCCGTGCGCTGGCCTGGGCGCTCGGCGTGCCGGCGATCGGCGTGCACCACATGGAGGGCCACCTGCTGGCGCCGCTGCTGGAGGACGATCCGCCAACGCCGCCGTTCGTCGCGCTGCTGGTTTCCGGCGGCCATTCCCTGCTGGTCGAGGTGGCCGACATCGGTCGTTATCGCATCCTGGGCGACACCCTGGACGATGCCGCCGGCGAGGCCTTCGACAAGACCGCCAAGCTGATGGGCCTGCCCTATCCCGGCGGACCGGCGCTGGCCAGGCTGGCCGAGCAGGGACGCCCCGGCGTCTTCCGCTTCGCCCGCCCGATGACCGACCGGCCCGGCCTCGACTTCAGCTTCTCCGGCCTCAAGACCCAGGTGCTGCTGGCCTGGCAGTCGTCCGCGCAGGACGAGCAGACCCGCGCCGACATCGCCCGCGCCTTCGAGGAGGCCATCGTCGACACGCTGGTGATCAAGTGCCGCCGCGCCTTGCAGGCGACCGGCGCCACGCGGCTGGTGATCGCCGGCGGGGTCGGGGCCAATCGCCGCTTGCGCGCGGCGCTCGCCGATGCCGGCGCCCGCGAGGGCTTTCGCACGCATTTCCCGCGCCCGGCGTTCTGCACCGACAACGGCGCGATGATCGCGCTGGCCGGGGCGATGCGCCTGGCCCATGGCCAGCATCAGGGCGAGGCAGTGGCGGTGTTCCCGCGCTGGGATCTGGAAACCCTGCCGCCGCCGTGA
- the rpsU gene encoding 30S ribosomal protein S21 — translation MPSVKVRENEPFELALRRFKRTCEKAGILAETRKREFYEKPTQERKRKRAAAVKRHLRRLSRDVSRKTRLY, via the coding sequence ATGCCCAGCGTCAAAGTCCGCGAGAACGAGCCGTTCGAGCTTGCCCTGCGTCGCTTCAAGCGCACCTGCGAAAAGGCCGGCATCCTGGCCGAAACCCGCAAGCGCGAGTTCTACGAGAAGCCGACCCAGGAACGCAAGCGCAAGCGCGCCGCCGCGGTGAAGCGCCATCTGCGCCGGCTGTCGCGCGACGTCTCGCGCAAGACACGCCTGTACTAA
- a CDS encoding DNA topoisomerase IB has translation MSEPAAIPPELRAEARAAGLVYVSDRQPGIRRLRRGKAFRYVDADGRPVTAADALARIRALAIPPAYEDVWICADPRGHLQATGRDARGRKQYRYHPRWRALREHGKFDRVAAFGAALPALRRRVGRDLARPGLPREKVLALVVRLLDQTLIRIGNECYARDNRSYGLTTLRSRHVRVARGRLVFTFRGKSGQDHALVLDDRRLAAIVRRVQQLPGQRLFQYLDDTGAREPVDSGQVNDYLRAVCGTDFSAKDFRTWGGTVHAARVLAATPLPASGGERARRRALAAAVAEVACVLRNTPAVCRASYIHPRIFEGWHDGSLQRAFASPCRNLRELERRTLRYLERRRPR, from the coding sequence ATGAGCGAGCCCGCCGCGATCCCGCCCGAGCTGCGCGCCGAGGCGCGCGCCGCCGGACTGGTCTACGTCAGCGACCGCCAGCCCGGCATCCGCCGGCTGCGGCGCGGCAAAGCGTTCCGCTATGTCGATGCCGACGGCCGGCCGGTCACCGCCGCGGACGCACTGGCCCGCATCCGCGCGCTGGCGATACCACCGGCCTACGAGGACGTGTGGATCTGCGCCGATCCGCGCGGGCACCTGCAGGCCACCGGGCGCGATGCGCGCGGCCGCAAGCAGTACCGCTATCACCCGCGCTGGCGTGCGCTGCGCGAGCACGGCAAGTTCGATCGCGTGGCCGCCTTCGGCGCGGCGCTGCCGGCCTTGCGGCGCCGCGTCGGCCGCGACCTGGCGCGCCCGGGCCTGCCACGCGAGAAGGTGCTGGCGCTGGTGGTGCGCCTGCTCGACCAGACGCTGATCCGCATCGGCAACGAATGCTACGCCCGCGACAACCGCAGCTACGGCCTGACCACGCTGCGCTCGCGTCACGTGCGGGTCGCGCGCGGCCGCCTGGTCTTCACCTTCCGCGGCAAGAGCGGGCAGGATCACGCACTGGTCCTGGACGACCGGCGATTGGCGGCGATCGTGCGCCGCGTGCAGCAGCTGCCCGGGCAGCGACTGTTCCAGTATCTGGACGACACCGGCGCCAGAGAGCCGGTGGATTCGGGCCAGGTCAACGATTACCTCCGCGCGGTCTGCGGCACCGACTTCAGCGCCAAGGACTTCCGCACCTGGGGCGGTACGGTGCACGCGGCGCGCGTGCTGGCGGCCACGCCGCTGCCGGCGAGCGGCGGCGAACGGGCGCGCCGGCGTGCACTCGCCGCGGCAGTGGCCGAGGTGGCCTGCGTACTGCGCAACACGCCGGCGGTGTGCCGCGCCTCGTACATCCATCCGCGCATCTTCGAAGGCTGGCACGACGGCAGCCTGCAGCGCGCCTTCGCCTCCCCGTGCCGCAACCTGCGCGAGCTGGAGCGGCGCACGCTGCGCTACCTCGAACGCAGGCGCCCGCGCTGA
- the rmuC gene encoding DNA recombination protein RmuC, translating into MPTLPLALLLLLALVIVALQIVLLLRSRREDLLARLDVLREDNRHLREALAQEQRAGRGELQQGFEHFRAHLGDRLDGHARHQAERIEAFAKRLELLTDRTEQGLQTLAQRLAEDARRNREETTLALMRFGTQQGEHLAALAADSDKRLAEVRATLEARLQALQADNAAKLEQMRATVDEKLHATLESRLTESFGNVTRMLAQVHQGLGEMQSLAAGVGDLKRVLGNVKTRGGWGEVQLESLLEQLFAAEQYARGVMVKPGSREAVDFAIRLPGRGEREAPVWLPIDAKFPREDYERLLDAQERADAEAAKAAGAQLERAIRAEARSIREKYIAPPHTTDFAVLFLPTEGLYAEVIRRPGVVDALQREHRVVVAGPTTLAALLNSLQMGFRTLAIEQRSSEVWRVLGAVKTEFGKFGEVLDRVGEKLEQAQKQISQTGVRSRAIERKLREVETLPGAEAEALLGLPDAERPAEPPA; encoded by the coding sequence ATGCCGACCCTGCCGCTCGCCCTCCTCCTGCTGCTCGCCCTGGTCATCGTCGCGCTGCAGATCGTCCTGCTGCTGCGCAGCCGGCGCGAGGATCTGCTCGCCCGCCTGGACGTGCTGCGCGAGGACAACCGCCATCTGCGCGAGGCGCTGGCGCAGGAGCAGCGGGCCGGCCGCGGCGAATTGCAGCAGGGCTTCGAGCACTTCCGCGCGCATCTGGGCGATCGCCTGGATGGCCATGCGCGGCATCAGGCCGAGCGCATCGAGGCTTTCGCCAAGCGGCTGGAGCTGCTGACCGACCGTACCGAGCAGGGCCTGCAGACGCTCGCCCAGCGCCTGGCCGAGGACGCGCGCCGCAACCGCGAGGAAACCACGCTCGCGCTGATGCGCTTCGGCACCCAGCAGGGCGAGCATCTGGCCGCGCTCGCCGCCGACAGCGACAAGCGCCTGGCCGAGGTGCGCGCCACGCTGGAGGCACGGCTGCAGGCCCTGCAGGCCGACAATGCGGCCAAGCTCGAGCAGATGCGCGCCACCGTCGATGAAAAACTGCACGCCACGCTGGAGTCGCGGCTGACCGAGAGCTTCGGCAACGTCACCCGGATGCTGGCGCAGGTGCATCAGGGCCTGGGCGAGATGCAGAGCCTGGCCGCCGGCGTGGGCGATTTGAAGCGCGTGCTCGGCAACGTCAAGACGCGCGGCGGCTGGGGCGAGGTGCAGCTGGAAAGCCTGCTCGAGCAGTTGTTCGCCGCCGAGCAGTACGCGCGCGGCGTGATGGTCAAGCCCGGCAGCCGCGAGGCGGTGGACTTCGCCATCCGCCTGCCCGGCCGCGGCGAGCGCGAGGCGCCGGTGTGGCTGCCGATCGACGCCAAGTTCCCGCGCGAGGATTACGAGCGGCTGCTGGATGCGCAGGAACGCGCCGACGCCGAGGCGGCGAAGGCGGCCGGTGCCCAGCTCGAACGCGCGATCCGCGCCGAGGCGCGCTCGATCCGCGAGAAGTACATCGCCCCGCCGCACACCACCGATTTCGCCGTGCTGTTCCTGCCCACCGAAGGCCTGTATGCCGAGGTCATCCGCCGGCCCGGCGTGGTCGATGCGCTGCAGCGCGAGCATCGCGTCGTCGTCGCCGGCCCGACCACGCTGGCCGCGCTGCTCAACAGCCTGCAGATGGGCTTTCGCACGCTGGCGATCGAACAGCGTTCCTCCGAGGTATGGCGCGTGCTCGGCGCGGTGAAGACCGAGTTTGGCAAGTTCGGCGAGGTGCTGGACAGGGTCGGCGAGAAGCTCGAGCAGGCGCAGAAGCAGATCAGCCAGACCGGCGTGCGCTCGCGCGCGATCGAGCGCAAGCTGCGCGAGGTCGAGACGCTGCCCGGCGCGGAAGCCGAGGCGCTGCTCGGCCTGCCCGACGCCGAGCGGCCTGCCGAACCGCCGGCCTGA
- a CDS encoding DNA primase encodes MRGRIPDSFIDELLARVDIVDVIERRVPLKKAGREWTACCPFHDERTPSFYVSPAKQFFHCFGCGAHGSAIKFLMDYERLEFPDAVEELAQSVGLQVPHEGGRDERPREDRSELYALLDAAARWYQEQLPKSAQAQAYCERRGLDADTIARFRLGWAPAGFDGVIKTLGTGERRLQLLDEAGLLARGERGSRYDRFRERLMFPILDRRGRVIAFGGRIISAPPAQAVDEAAPAPAPTQDARKSDGPKYLNSPETPLFHKGRELFALWQVRQANASLDRIVVVEGYMDAIALHQAGLPIAVATLGTATTPEHTETLFRTAPDVVFCFDGDRAGRAAAWKALEASLPRLRDGRQAYFLFLPEGEDPDSLVRKEGRDGFEQRLGKALPLSDYFFAELARDVDTASLDGRARLAERARPLIARLPDGAFRELMAAELERRTGAQALSPPAANGRAAARPVAVQRSLVRSAIALLLAQPELAAEVPLSHDFRQLQRPGVALLAELIALARARPGIRPASLVEHFAGREEYAALQKLLATSLVGEPETQRREFFDALARMAQQAKDQRRAELEHLAKQGGLSEDQKTELRALLAARAQVTPAA; translated from the coding sequence ATGCGCGGCCGCATTCCCGACAGCTTCATCGACGAACTCCTGGCCCGCGTCGACATCGTCGACGTGATCGAGCGGCGCGTGCCGCTCAAGAAGGCCGGCCGCGAATGGACCGCCTGCTGTCCGTTCCACGACGAACGCACGCCCTCGTTCTACGTGAGCCCGGCCAAGCAGTTCTTCCACTGCTTCGGCTGCGGTGCCCATGGCAGCGCGATCAAGTTCCTGATGGACTACGAGCGGCTCGAGTTTCCCGATGCGGTGGAGGAGCTGGCGCAATCGGTCGGCCTGCAAGTCCCGCACGAGGGCGGCCGCGACGAGCGCCCGCGCGAGGACCGGAGCGAGCTCTATGCCCTGCTCGACGCCGCCGCGCGCTGGTATCAAGAACAACTGCCGAAAAGCGCGCAGGCGCAGGCGTATTGCGAAAGGCGCGGGCTGGACGCGGACACCATCGCGCGCTTCCGGCTCGGCTGGGCGCCGGCCGGCTTCGACGGCGTGATCAAGACGCTGGGCACCGGCGAGCGCCGGTTGCAGCTGCTGGATGAGGCCGGCCTCCTCGCGCGTGGCGAGCGCGGCAGCCGCTACGATCGCTTCCGCGAGCGGCTGATGTTTCCGATCCTCGACCGCCGCGGGCGCGTCATCGCCTTCGGCGGCAGGATCATCAGCGCGCCTCCCGCGCAGGCAGTGGACGAAGCTGCGCCCGCCCCTGCCCCCACTCAGGACGCCCGCAAAAGCGACGGCCCGAAGTACCTCAACTCCCCCGAGACGCCGCTGTTCCACAAGGGGCGCGAGCTGTTCGCGCTGTGGCAGGTCAGGCAGGCCAATGCCAGCCTCGACCGCATCGTGGTGGTCGAGGGCTACATGGACGCGATCGCACTGCATCAGGCCGGGCTGCCGATCGCGGTGGCCACGCTCGGCACCGCGACCACGCCCGAGCACACCGAGACACTGTTCCGCACCGCGCCCGATGTGGTGTTCTGCTTCGACGGCGATCGCGCCGGCCGCGCCGCCGCCTGGAAGGCGCTGGAAGCCTCGCTGCCGCGCCTGCGCGACGGCCGCCAGGCGTATTTTTTGTTCCTGCCCGAGGGCGAGGATCCGGATTCACTGGTACGCAAGGAGGGCCGCGACGGTTTCGAGCAGCGCCTCGGCAAGGCGCTGCCGCTGTCGGACTACTTCTTTGCCGAACTCGCCCGCGACGTGGACACCGCCAGCCTCGATGGTCGCGCCCGGCTGGCCGAACGCGCACGGCCGCTGATCGCGCGACTGCCCGACGGGGCCTTCCGCGAACTCATGGCCGCCGAGCTCGAGCGGCGCACCGGCGCGCAGGCGCTGTCCCCGCCGGCCGCGAACGGACGAGCCGCCGCACGACCGGTCGCCGTGCAGCGCTCGCTGGTGCGCAGCGCCATCGCCCTCCTGCTCGCCCAGCCCGAGCTCGCCGCCGAGGTCCCCTTGTCGCATGACTTCCGCCAGCTTCAGCGGCCGGGCGTGGCGCTCCTGGCGGAGCTGATCGCACTGGCGCGCGCGCGGCCCGGCATCCGCCCGGCCAGCCTGGTCGAGCATTTCGCCGGACGCGAGGAATACGCCGCGCTGCAGAAGCTGCTGGCGACCAGCCTGGTGGGCGAGCCTGAGACGCAGCGGCGGGAGTTTTTCGATGCGCTGGCGCGCATGGCCCAGCAGGCCAAGGACCAGCGCCGCGCCGAGCTCGAGCACCTGGCCAAACAGGGCGGCTTGAGCGAAGACCAGAAGACCGAGCTGCGCGCCCTGCTGGCCGCGCGCGCGCAGGTCACTCCGGCCGCCTGA
- the folE gene encoding GTP cyclohydrolase I FolE — MSDPKHPSDVTREQAEEAIRTLLRWAGDDPGREGLLDTPHRVVKAYRDWFSGYGEDPAAYLERTFEEVEGYDEMVVLRDIAFESHCEHHMAPIIGRAHVGYLPDRRVVGISKLARVVDGYARRFQVQEKLTAQIAHCIEVTLMPRGVAVVIEASHECMTTRGVHKRGVSMVTSQMRGTFREDARTRGEFLRFIGIDRGHA, encoded by the coding sequence GTGAGCGACCCCAAGCATCCCTCCGACGTCACCCGCGAACAGGCCGAAGAGGCCATACGCACCCTGCTGCGCTGGGCCGGCGACGATCCCGGCCGCGAGGGCCTGCTCGACACACCACACCGCGTGGTCAAGGCCTACCGCGACTGGTTTTCCGGCTACGGCGAGGATCCGGCCGCCTATCTGGAGCGCACCTTCGAGGAGGTCGAGGGCTACGACGAGATGGTCGTGCTGCGCGACATCGCCTTCGAGAGCCATTGCGAACACCACATGGCACCGATCATCGGCCGCGCCCACGTCGGCTACCTGCCGGACCGGCGCGTGGTCGGCATCAGCAAGCTCGCCCGCGTGGTCGACGGCTACGCGCGGCGCTTCCAGGTGCAGGAAAAGCTCACCGCGCAGATCGCCCACTGCATCGAGGTGACCCTGATGCCGCGTGGCGTGGCGGTGGTCATCGAGGCCAGCCACGAATGCATGACCACGCGCGGCGTGCACAAGCGCGGCGTGTCGATGGTGACCAGCCAGATGCGCGGCACCTTCCGCGAGGATGCCCGCACCCGCGGCGAGTTCCTGCGTTTCATCGGCATCGACCGCGGCCACGCCTGA
- a CDS encoding GatB/YqeY domain-containing protein translates to MSLKARLTEDMKAAMKSGDKARLGVLRLILAAIKQREVDERITLDDAQTLAVLEKMLKQRRDSVSQYEAAGRQDLAQVERAEMAVIESYLPSRLEPAEIDALIDAAIAATGASSARDMGKVVAAVKPQVAGRADMAEVSARIKARLGG, encoded by the coding sequence ATGTCGCTCAAAGCCCGGTTGACCGAGGACATGAAGGCCGCGATGAAAAGCGGCGACAAGGCCCGCCTGGGCGTGCTGCGGCTGATCCTGGCCGCGATCAAGCAGCGCGAGGTCGACGAGCGCATCACCCTGGACGATGCCCAGACCCTGGCCGTGCTCGAGAAGATGCTCAAGCAGCGGCGCGACTCGGTGAGCCAGTACGAGGCCGCCGGGCGGCAGGACCTTGCCCAGGTCGAGCGCGCGGAAATGGCGGTGATCGAAAGCTACCTGCCGAGTCGCCTGGAGCCGGCCGAGATCGACGCGCTGATCGACGCGGCGATCGCGGCCACCGGCGCGTCTTCCGCCCGCGACATGGGCAAGGTGGTCGCCGCGGTGAAACCCCAGGTCGCCGGCCGCGCCGACATGGCGGAAGTCTCCGCGCGGATCAAGGCGCGCCTGGGCGGCTGA
- a CDS encoding DedA family protein, with amino-acid sequence MDLLQPLVIFFAEHGYLAVFVALLLCGFGLPLPEDITLIAGGIITGLGYGNAHGMVGVTLAGVLIGDASMFLLGHHYGPRILKWRLIAWLLPPARYAAVQRQFERYGNRLMFIARFLPGMRTAVFVTAGATHRVGFLRFLLLDGLAALISVPLWVYLGYLGAYRRAWLMAWIHRGQSSLWILSGVAAVVVLGLWWRHRRRQACRTAGCD; translated from the coding sequence ATGGATCTGCTGCAGCCCCTGGTCATCTTTTTTGCCGAGCATGGCTATCTTGCGGTGTTCGTCGCGCTGCTGCTGTGCGGGTTCGGCCTGCCGCTGCCGGAGGACATCACCCTGATCGCCGGCGGCATCATCACCGGCCTGGGCTACGGCAACGCGCACGGCATGGTCGGGGTGACCCTGGCCGGCGTCCTGATCGGCGATGCCAGCATGTTCCTGCTCGGCCACCACTACGGACCGCGCATACTCAAGTGGCGACTGATCGCCTGGCTGCTGCCGCCGGCGCGCTATGCCGCCGTGCAGCGCCAGTTCGAGCGCTATGGCAACCGGCTCATGTTCATCGCCCGTTTCCTGCCCGGCATGCGCACCGCGGTGTTCGTCACCGCCGGGGCCACTCACCGGGTCGGCTTCCTGCGTTTCCTGCTGCTGGACGGCCTGGCGGCGCTGATCAGCGTGCCGCTGTGGGTGTATCTGGGCTATCTCGGCGCCTATCGCCGCGCCTGGCTGATGGCATGGATCCACCGCGGGCAAAGCAGCCTGTGGATCCTGAGCGGCGTGGCCGCGGTGGTCGTGCTCGGGCTGTGGTGGCGGCATCGGCGGCGCCAGGCGTGCCGCACGGCAGGCTGCGATTAA
- a CDS encoding DUF1328 domain-containing protein, protein MLKWAIIFAIISLVTGWLGFAGISGVAATIAKVLFAIFLILFLIALLAVMGVFHLAS, encoded by the coding sequence ATGCTCAAGTGGGCCATCATTTTCGCCATCATCTCGCTGGTCACCGGCTGGCTGGGCTTCGCCGGTATTTCCGGCGTCGCCGCCACCATCGCCAAGGTGTTGTTCGCGATCTTCCTGATCCTGTTCCTGATCGCCCTGCTGGCGGTCATGGGCGTGTTCCATCTGGCCAGTTGA
- a CDS encoding GGDEF domain-containing protein produces the protein MPIDLATVALLGALQALLLAPLLLVATRAYAGVARRSLRLWGWVLLLQAVGWTLMGLRGRIPTALSVTLANGLLMASYAGTAHALRMLLGLPTRARLLILPGLAGWLGIAWFAQVRPDYAIRVYIATAALGVYLALLLWPLRKALRRGGSPAQRVMLLILLAASLGWLLRLRELGGPQAGLLTATPGNVYQLVYSALEPALASIGFLLLYNEAVQAKLRRLARTDPLTGVLNRLALDEELARLFRAGGALAVLLLDIDHFKDINDRHGHAGGDEVLVSLAGRVHACLCAGQPFGRVGGEEFLVLLPGADLAAAQALAERLRATVAEAIFLAGTPAAVTLSLGVAVRHAGDADAAALLRRADDALYAAKHGGRNRVALALP, from the coding sequence GTGCCGATCGACCTTGCCACCGTCGCCCTGCTCGGCGCCCTGCAGGCCCTGCTGCTCGCCCCGCTGCTGCTGGTCGCCACCCGCGCCTATGCCGGCGTGGCGCGGCGCAGTCTGCGCCTCTGGGGCTGGGTCCTGCTGCTGCAGGCGGTCGGCTGGACGCTGATGGGCCTGCGCGGACGGATCCCGACCGCGCTCTCGGTGACCCTGGCCAATGGCCTCCTGATGGCCTCCTATGCCGGCACCGCGCATGCCCTGCGCATGCTGCTCGGGCTGCCCACGCGCGCACGACTGCTGATCCTGCCCGGCCTTGCCGGCTGGCTCGGCATCGCCTGGTTCGCCCAGGTCCGGCCCGACTATGCGATCCGCGTCTACATCGCCACCGCGGCCCTGGGTGTCTATCTCGCCCTGCTGCTGTGGCCGCTGCGCAAGGCGCTGCGCCGCGGCGGCTCGCCGGCGCAGCGGGTGATGCTGCTGATCCTGCTGGCGGCGTCGCTGGGCTGGCTGCTGCGACTGCGGGAGCTCGGCGGTCCGCAGGCAGGGCTGCTCACCGCCACGCCGGGGAATGTCTACCAGCTGGTCTACAGCGCGCTGGAGCCGGCCCTGGCCAGCATCGGCTTCCTGCTGCTCTACAACGAAGCGGTGCAAGCCAAGCTGCGCCGGCTGGCGCGCACTGATCCGCTCACCGGCGTGCTCAACCGGCTGGCCCTGGACGAGGAGCTCGCGCGGCTGTTCCGCGCCGGTGGCGCGCTTGCGGTGCTGCTGCTCGACATCGACCACTTCAAGGACATCAACGACCGCCACGGCCACGCCGGCGGCGACGAGGTGCTGGTGTCGCTGGCCGGGCGCGTGCACGCGTGCCTCTGCGCCGGGCAGCCGTTCGGCCGCGTCGGCGGCGAGGAATTCCTGGTCCTGCTGCCGGGGGCCGACCTGGCGGCGGCCCAGGCGCTGGCCGAACGCCTGCGCGCCACGGTGGCCGAGGCCATCTTCCTGGCGGGCACGCCGGCGGCGGTCACCCTTTCGCTCGGCGTGGCCGTGCGCCATGCGGGCGATGCCGACGCTGCGGCCCTGCTGCGCCGCGCGGACGATGCGCTCTATGCCGCCAAGCACGGCGGCCGCAACCGAGTGGCGCTCGCCCTGCCCTGA
- a CDS encoding bile acid:sodium symporter family protein, translated as MSPLRRLLPDGFTASLLATVVLATLLPCRGAAALWLDRITDVAIALLFFLHGAKLSREAIVRGATHWRLHLTVFACTFGLFPLLGLLLRPLAHTLLTPELTLGLLYVCTLPSTVQSSIAFTSIAGGNVPAAVVSASLSSLIGIVLTPLLVGLLLAVQGGAGSPLEGVRDITLQLLLPFVAGHLLRPWIGGFVERHRPLIGFTDRGTILLVVYAAFGAAVVEGLWRSTPILALVLTLVLDALLLALALLLTAFAGRRLGFARADRITILFCGSKKSLASGVPMAKILFAGHAGGLGGLLLPLMIFHQLQLMVCAVLARRFAAQANVAAAPAHGASPGTGG; from the coding sequence ATGTCCCCGCTGCGTCGCCTGCTGCCCGACGGTTTCACCGCAAGCCTGCTCGCCACCGTGGTGCTGGCCACGCTGCTGCCCTGTCGCGGCGCGGCGGCACTGTGGCTGGACCGGATCACCGACGTGGCCATCGCGCTGCTGTTCTTTCTGCATGGCGCCAAGCTCTCGCGCGAGGCGATCGTGCGTGGCGCCACGCACTGGCGGCTGCACCTGACCGTGTTCGCCTGCACCTTCGGGCTGTTTCCCCTGCTCGGCCTGCTGCTGCGGCCGCTGGCGCACACCCTGCTCACGCCGGAGCTGACTCTTGGACTGCTTTACGTGTGCACGCTGCCCTCCACGGTGCAATCGTCGATCGCGTTCACCTCGATCGCCGGCGGCAACGTGCCCGCGGCCGTGGTGAGCGCCTCGCTGTCCAGCCTGATCGGCATCGTGCTCACGCCCCTCCTGGTCGGCCTGTTGCTGGCGGTGCAGGGCGGTGCCGGTTCGCCGCTCGAGGGCGTGCGCGACATCACCTTGCAGCTGCTGCTGCCGTTCGTCGCCGGGCACCTGCTGCGGCCGTGGATCGGCGGCTTCGTGGAGCGGCACCGGCCGCTGATCGGCTTCACCGATCGCGGCACTATCCTGCTGGTGGTATATGCGGCTTTCGGCGCGGCCGTGGTGGAAGGCCTGTGGCGCAGCACGCCGATCCTGGCCCTGGTGCTGACCCTGGTGCTCGATGCCCTGCTGCTGGCGCTGGCGCTGCTCCTCACCGCGTTCGCGGGGCGCCGGCTGGGCTTTGCCCGTGCCGACCGCATCACCATCCTTTTCTGCGGCTCGAAAAAGAGCCTCGCCAGCGGCGTGCCGATGGCCAAGATCCTGTTCGCCGGCCACGCCGGCGGCCTCGGCGGGCTGCTGTTGCCACTGATGATCTTCCATCAGTTGCAGCTCATGGTCTGCGCCGTGCTGGCCCGACGCTTCGCCGCCCAGGCCAACGTCGCGGCTGCCCCGGCCCACGGCGCCAGCCCCGGCACGGGAGGCTAG